GTTCATTCCCTATCTCTTCCAGGTTCATCGGTCTTGGACTACAGCCTCAATCTATGGTAAAGACTCCGAATGGTTTTCAAAACAAGCAGACATGGTAAAGAAAGTTGTCAGCACTATGCCAGTTCATTTACAGGTCAGTTACAAGGAGAGTAGCACAAGGGAGCAGGGTCTCAGTATATGCAGCTCTGAGGTGTTCTATATTCCTCGACAATTTGTTGGGGACTTTGTAGATCTTGTAGGACTTGtgggaaaatttgaaatccATAATAAGGTAGCAGTTCCCCTGTTTTTCATGGCAATGGATTTACCTCATAAATATGACTCTGTGCTCAATACAATGATTTATAAGCCAGAGACATCATCCAGCAACTCTTCAAACATTTATTCTGCTCAAGCCCCAGCCATACACCCATGGACCGTTTCCAGTGAGTCAGATTTCATCGAACTTATAAGATTCATGGCAACAGGTGACCCTCTACTAATGGAGCTATTTTGAAGTACAGAAAAGTTAAACTTTGTACCATTCCCATTATATACGAGGCATCCCCAAAGAGATTGGCACTTGAAGGGTAGAAAAATACTTAATACTTTAGTGAACTTGGTTATTTACTTTTCATCTTTATATGTTGTGGAAATTTTGAGGTAAGGGGAAAGGATGTCATGCAGTTTGTTCAGGTAGGTTTCTTCTGCTTTTACTTTTCTATTCTGTACAGAATTTTCTTTCATCTGTAtgattcagtcattgtatttgAGCCGTGGATATATCAAATGAGAAGCATTTATTAGAAGAATCATTCCTCTACTGCTTCATAGTTTTCCGACACCAGCCTTGGAAGTTGATCAAGTAGCGTTTTTATAGTGAAAATTTTCAGTGTCTGTACTCTCCAGTTTATAACACCTGATTGTCTCCTAGAGATTTTGAGATACGTGAAGAGTCATCCCTTATGTAAAGattcaacaaaacaaaggTAAGTCCTGAACACTGTTGGAAACGTGAAATAAGCATTTAGGAATTGAGATATGAAGGGGACCAAGTATAGAAAGGGAAACCCATCTCTTGTAATCAATTCATTTTGGGTGATTCTATGAACATCAATGGACATTCTTCGTTATCCGTAAGCAATTCTTGGGTGTCAGCCATAGAATCACCTGTCATTTTCTCATGATCCAATAATTGTTCAATTGTCGAGTTCGGGAGTAAGAATTGCTTTCATTCAGTAAAactttatttacaaaaacatgAGAATGCTTCCTTCCTAGGCAAGCACATAACCCCAAACAGCACTTTTCACATTTCAACCAGCTTTTGGCACTGTAAAATTCACTCTCAAACACAGCCTTAATTGCTAATAGCTAGCTGCTATTATTAAGGTTTTTCTTCCAGATTTTCCAGTGCTGATTGATGTAAGTGGTTTGATATATTTGCCTCAACTTTTGCGAATCAATGCTAGCATTCTTCCTCTAATTTCCACTGTTAATATCGTTACATGGTTGCATAACCTCTATTACATCAATGCTCGAGATAAACAATGACCCTAGTTTATTATTGATGtctaccaaaaaagaagaagttcaTTACTGATGCAACATGCAAAGGGAAGGGCTCTTCGAGTAAAGAATACATCTGGACGGGTTTGGCTACTTTACAACATAACTCCTTCCCTGTCTCATAATAAAACCCCATttttctcaactgaaatatttcTTATACAATGCTCTAGAAATGGCAAGAGCATCTCCTTTTGCTTTCACTGGGTAAAGCTCGGTACCTGCTTGCCAACCGTTTGACAACGATATCCATTCTTTTCTCCATTCCTCCACTTCAAAGTCCTTATTGTCCCTCAAGCTTTTTGACAAATAACTAAAATAGGTTGAAGCTCGTGGTAGATAGTAGCTTCCCAATAGCCCACTCCAGAACTTATTTGCTGGTGACAAGGAAAATTTCTTTGTtacatatgagagagagagagagagagaggggaaaagaaaaatgtgacAAAGTTTCAAGTTACATCATGTGACATTGAAATTAAGAGTACCATAATCATGAAGCTTGCTCTGGTTGGTTTTTGTGTTGTCAAACCACATCGTCACCTGTGTTCTTGCATTCCACTCATactgaaaaagagaaaaagaatttttatcagtaatttttatattactttaTGTCTACATGCTTTCCAAATGCGCAACTTGGGCTGAATTCTTGATGTTCAGCAGGGCAATAAAATGTTGACAAACCAAGCAGAAAAGACAAGGTGACCCTTCCCCCTTGGTCATACAGAAGGCATAAGCCTAAAATAGATTTATTCAAAgtgggaaaaggaaaatgtgTAGCTTAGCAGACCTCAAAATACTTGAATGTGTTGTTGCACCATGCTGCTAAGTCTAAATTAATTGCAGATGGGGCGATATTACCCTCAAGAAAACTCTCATAACCAAAAAGCAATAGGCCAGAGAGGGGCAAGTTTGTTCTCACCTGCCTCCTTTCCGTAGGATTAGCTGCCAGCTTTTTTGCACTTTCGAGCCAGGTTCCAAGTAAAAAGTTATCATCCGAAGCAAGAAGTACATCAATATCCTTTATGAGTTGAACAAAATTTCGACTATGGAGACTATATGCTTTCACATCCCTCCCCTGGTAAGCTGTCACTGCATCCACATATACTTGGTTCGCTAGCTTGGACAGTACTTGCCGTGTTAAATCAACCAAGTCATATCTGTCGCAGTGCTAAGAATAGTTAGGAATGATCcaatgctttatttattttggaaaaatcCTATCATGAACATGATATGTTAAGTTCCTTTGCCAAAAAGATTAGTTGATAAAGAAATTGTATTTAACAAGCTCTGGAaggaaagtgaaaataaattggttaCAATTTAGCATGCACGCTACAAAGTTAAggagaacaaaataaaaacaaatatttcgACCAGGGAACAAAGGATTCATTCAAAAGAATTAGAGTTATCATGTGATTCATACAGGAAATAAGAGCAGCAGATGGAAAGAAAGCATATCACAACATAACTATTAGGTTTGCCTTTACCTATATGTTAGGCTTCCAGAAAGATCATTACCACCATCGAGGAATAGTCGTAAAGCATTGACCACCTCTTGTGTAGAATACCACAAATGTGCCTGAGGCAAATGAGCGCTGGTTTCTTGGAGTAAAACTCTTCTCTTTCTATCGAGCGCTAAGAGCATTTGCATCTGGTTTTGTTTGGTAATGTTAGATATGGGATTTGACGATGGATCCCAGTCAGGAAATTTGACTATGAAATCTGTGTTATGGTCCTGCGACAAGTTAAAAGTCCATATCATTCATAGTACTTTTGTTCTCGAGCAACAACCATAACCTGAGGGCATCACCCATATGCAACATAAAACTAAtatgaaaaaggaagaatCTCTATCATCAATCCCAAGTTCAAACACATCAGTCATTTAAAACTTTATATAAAACAGTGAAAGATAACATGGGGACAAAATAGCGTCTATCCAATAACTATACCATAAACCCCCTCTCTCTCGAGCAACAACCTGAGGTAACATAAAACTGATATGAAAAAGGAAGACTCTCTATCATTTAAACACATCAGTATTTAAAACTTTATGTAAAACAGTGAAGGATAACATGGGGACAAAATAGCGTCTCTCCAATAACTAATAAATGGATAAAAGCATGGCTCCCCCGCTCACCCCCCATTCTCAGTCTGTGTGATGCCATAAAAGTATCAGAATACTTGAGATAACCATTCCCAAAGGGCAGCATAATGATGCATCCCCTTCATAGTTTGACCTGTGTTCCAAGATTATGTTCCTAAGGAAATAAAAGTCATATAGGCACGGGATCAATTTTATCGAAAAACTCACAGCAATTCCATCTGTACAATTGTAAATTGTGTGGTGAAGAATTTCCCAAGCTGCCTCAACTTGATGAACTGTTTTACCATAGCGTCTACGGGAATAGGTTTTTAGCCAATCCTGCAAAGACAAAAGAGTTAATTGCATGTGTACAGAAAATAATTTCAGCAATCATCAACCAGCATAAGGCTGTTTACTCATCCTAATTACATCATGCACTTGCAGCATGCTGATTGTAGGTGAACATGAGTTGTTACCGTGTACACCTACGTCTGGGACTCCAGGTTGTAGTTGCAAATAGCCAATGTGAAACTACTTTATTCTAACTAGCATAGAAAAACTAATATTTAGATTTACCCAATTAAAAGAGGAACTAAAAGCATCCAAAACCAATCGATTTATTGCATAGCATTTAAAAACTCATAATTACCTGAACTTGAACCTTTTCACTGCGAAATGCCATTTCAGACGTCAATTCGTAAATAACTGGATTGTGCTCAATTCCTTCCATGCACATGCCAACACCAACCTATTATAATATCGACAAGTTACTTGAGTGTGCCTCAAAATAAGTAATTTTCTATaagataaaaatatcaaatatgatTCTCATTCCCcgtcttattttataaaaataaaaataaaactaaaacattGGTCAGAGAGTCTTATTTATGGAGTGTGGATAGCAAGATACTGGCACTTTgaactataattttaaaagagAAGTCCTTCACGGTAATAGGACATGTGTACAAGGTATCTGGCATACCATAGTAGAATTTTCACTAGTTCGGGCATCAACTGGACCTGAAGAAACCGCATCCAATATGCCATACATTTCAATGTTTCCACCAAAATTGTGCAAGAGACACCTAATGTACATTAGTATTTGAGCAAGTAAGAAACATTTTGACTACAGGTGTTGAAACATAAAGTAAAAGCGGATGCTAACAAATGAGTTAAGAGAGATGCATCTTGAGGATTAAACATCTCAATCAAGATGTAAATAACAGTTGACAAATTGAAGAGCCAATTACCAAATATAAGGAGTTCCATAAAACTGAGATGATGTTCTCCATATTGGTTTCACATCCGCAAATAGATCGAGAACTATCATTTTTCCAAACGGCACAGAATGTAGAAGAGCCTGCATTGTTCTTAAGTTGTTAAAGAACAATGGGAATAAACAATGGGGATTTTTGCGTGTATATAGTATGATAAAATCTGTATCTTTATTTACAATCTAAATGCCTACTTTCATTTGAGGTGGTTTCCAAAAAGAGGAGTCCGAATAGAAGAGCCAACCCTACAAAATGGCATAACTGTCAACTTTGAATAATTTTATCCATAACTGAGTAAAATTGCTCATATACAAAGTTCACAAACTCAATACACAGCGAACTGAGAATTGTCAAGGTCTGTAACTAATAAATTGGTcatgttagaaaaatatatatacatatatatatgcatatatgcgTATGTTAACAAATGGAGATAGTGCAGCTTGCAATTGAATTACAGCTGTGGCGAGTAAATCCTAGAAGggaatcaaaattttcaataaacaCTGTATAGCAAATTGACAGGCAAATTTATCAACATGACGAATACCAGTTGTTGCCAAATTCATACATCATTGAAATCATTCAGGTCTTTTCGTTCAATATAGGATTATTAAGTATTAATTAAGTAATGAGTGGATAAGATAGAAACTATTAAATTCATTTTAAGTAGGCTGGAAGCGGGAGGAGTGGTTTGAAGTTAGGAACATACTTGCATTAACCACACAGCATCCTTATCACCTTTGGACATTGCTTTATACACAGCAGCTCCAAGTGATGAGATATATGCTGGATCATTTGTAGGTGGAGAATTTTCATTGAAAGTATCACTGCATTAAGCATAGTATAATGTACATACTTAGTATGCAAGATTTGAACAAACTAATAATATGCAAGGAAGACTTGCACTTGTTTGGAAAGATAAATGTTAAAGAAGAGCTCTGTTTCAACTGGTTataaagattaaaaaagaaacaaacggCCTGCTTAACACAGGACTGAAATTGCAGAACAGTTAGGCAATGTGGTTCAGAAAGCACAAGGGATATGGCCTAGGCTTGAAGCTAGAACTTGCCCCAGAAAAGCAGATGCATTACCCTTTACCATGAAGCTGTGCCCAAAGAGGCATTACTAAGAAACATATAATTCATTGAAAACTACCAACAGCACTAGTTTctttaaatgaataaatactaAATGCAAAAAGGTAAAGTAGTTTGAGTTGGAAAATGAGATGTTTTAATATAGCATACTccaagataaataaataattaaaaaaagagagaaattacCAGTTATAGATGTCTGTCACATCCCCATATTCTGTAAAAGATAAATATGAAATGTAAACCgtgaaaaattataattatgacCAGGCATTAATCCGATATACTAAAAGCAATGTGCCTTACTTTCacacaaacataaaataaaacaagaaactgGAGACATCATGTTTAGGTCACGTCTGTCAAATCCTGCATGGGCAACTATCTATCTATGCACAAATGAACTTTAACATTATAATTTTGatcaagcatataaaaaaaaagtgcttTATTTGGAGAACTcaaacaagtttgaaagcAACAGTATGTGTCTTATCTGAAAGGTTGATTGGAAATTGTATATTAATAACTCTGAAATTCTAAAAGAAAATCCAAGTTTCTCGAATCCTGGATGCCAATAGAGTGCTAAAATTAGAAATGGCAAGATGTGAGTTTTTGTGctttttggaagttgaacaGTTTGCCTTTTAGTGACGATCTACTGAGTCACCAGAGATGCAcaagttgaaaagaaaagaaaatacaaggaTACACCTGCCCTCCCTTTTTGTTAAGCTAAATACATAAGattaagtttttgttttccagtGTGATAGCTGGGCTGGGGCGAAAAGGCAATAATGCCCCTGCACGCACGCAGCAAACTTATGGAAATAACTAATTGGATTTGATTGCTGACGACTTCAAGTGCGATgatgaaattgagaaaattgaaatcGTGGTGACCAAAATTGTTTTCGGGCCTAAACCTAGTGACCAAAAATGTTTTTTACCCTAAATTCCGCATGTATACACACTTACACTAACAAGTTTACATAATGTCCATATGTAAGCTGAACATGCATGAACAAGGTTATGTGGAGATCAGATACATGTGTTTTTGCCAATTTTAGTAAACATTTTGACATAGTTCTTTCCTGCTATGAGCAGTCCTGCATAACaagttaaatatttaaaagatgcTACAGAAAACGATACAATCTTGGTTGATAATCTAATGGTTAAAAACTGTagcaattttttaatttatagctAATGGACATGAAGCACACCTTCAACTTGTCGCCTAATAAAAGCCGTCccaatttcaacaaataaaGTATCAGAAGGATCAAGAAGGTATGTACAGCACCAACGAGGATCACCGTTAACAGTGTTCCTaatcataacaaaaaaagTGGAAAACCTCAACAGAAACATATAGCATatcttcttccaaaatataGTACATCAAGAAAGGGAAGTTTTTCCAACTTCAAACATGGAAGTCAAAATGAGGGTTTTGTATGAAATGCAGATCCTGATGTTAGTTGTTCCAACCATGTCATGTGATGTGATTCGAAGTAATTGTAGGAATTCAGAGAACTTCAAGTCACACAAAGCTATGCAATTTGGGGCCTATATAAAGTGACATCATGATAGCACTTGTGTAAAGTAAAACATCGCATACCAGTCTCCAAGTCTGGTTATATTTGCTGAAGGATATATCTTCTTCAAAGCTGCTGGAACATTTCCAGAGAAAGATGGTAACACTGGAGCAAAGAAGAGATTACACATGAGCAGCCATATTATCTAAATGACTTTGTGGTCTGTGTGTACATAGACCTCTTTAAACACAATACTTGTTTAAAAGAGACATGTAAAATAGTGTGTCACTGGTGTTGAGAGcatcaattgaaaaaaaattatctttgagggtaatttcctattttccCATAGAGAACTTTCATCACCTGGAGTCATGCCTAGCTCTAGCATCCTAGTTAGTATCTGTTTCTGCAAAACCAATTGTTGATCTAACCAATTCTGTGATAAAGGCCCGCCCCACCTGTGATAAGAATACTGTCAGCTTCTTTTAACCAAGAACACACAATGAGGTGCACAAGCAACATCCACACGATGAGTAATAGAATCTTATATATATGACAGATTTTAATATCAGCCCCACTTACGCATGTAAATTTCCCATGCGAGCCCATGCAAGGAAGGCAGGTCCACCAAAGAAATCATTCAAATCTTCCTTACTAATATTGAAATCCTACAACAAGAATATTCTAGTCAAAGGTATTTAAGCCTAATGACAAGAATGATGAGCCGACAAAATTGTGTTTATGTACTTGGAAAGCATATGTGCATTGTTTAGACAAGGCAAAAACTTTAACAGAAGATAAAATTAATTCTGAGATCACACAAATATCATCTGCCACTATAGAACATCTGTCATTATAGAGTTAGAAAACTCTGTTTCAGCTACAGAAGCATCTGTCAGATAGgaaattatattataaacatCCAAGGGCTTATACAAGGCTATGTTCAGAAACTTAGAACCAGAAATGCTTATTAGTTTTGGGAGTTCACTTCTGTTTTGTATTCTAGCTGTGTTGCAAAAACATTATGAGCACAGAACAAAACGAACATATGTGCAATACATTGTAGCTTAACAGACAAACATAAGCTTTCGTGTCTCTTGGGTTGAATATTCAAGGTTTTAcgttacatttttttttataaatagaagCCATGTGCTAATTAAGAAACTCGTGTTCCCATAATCAAGTTATAAAACTTGTTAAAAGTTGCAACATGATGCAAGATATAAAATGTAGAGGCCTAGAATATGATGAACGCCTTTATATATGTAAGATCAATTATCATTTACCATGAAAACTTTCTGCCAAATTGATTCTTGCCCTGTGAATGCTAAAGGCAGGTTAATCCCCTGAAGAGCCATCCAGTCTATTTCTTTCTGCCATCTTTCCCAATCCCACCAAACAAAGGAATCTGCAAAAATTTGCAATATCACATAAGGTAATTGATTTTCCAATGCCAAGAACATATCACCTATTTTAGAGTATTAAATTTGAAGTCAATTTTTAATGCAAATTAAGTAGACTTTCTTAGTTTCTTAATTCACTTTTCatcacttttttgttttgttttttttggttttattctCAAACTCAGTGAGGCTTGAGCCATGAAAACAACCTCTCTGGAAACAAGGGTATGGCTGCGTATGTCTTGCCTGCCTAGACTCTGCATTAGCAGGAGCCTCGTGCATCAGCTGCCTTTTTTTACTCTAAAGGACCCAAAACCACAGTACAACAATATATAGACAATCTGATTGAAGTGAAAAAAAGATACAAAGAGTCATTACTCACAGCTGGATGTGACAACGTTTTGGTAATAGTTCCATGGGATTGGTCGTTGAATTTTCAATCCCTCATCTCTTACACGAGGCAGTGATCCTGGTTTCGGTATGGAAACTACCTGAACACCGCCAGTCTTGTCCCAAGAAACATGAGCACCACACCAATACTTCAAATACCAATGAAGTCCAGATGCAATTTCAACTGCTGTGGTCCCTTTAATCCTAGAAGCGAACCAAACATTTCATAAAAGTTACAATTTATGATAGAATCACgttctctttttttatctttctgtTCTCTTTTATCTTGCTTGATATCTTAAAGTCTTTGAGTTTTAGGCTATCTAGCTCTTGAAATCAATTTATCCTTGTACACTTAATAGGAGATAAACAATAGATTCATATTGTCAATGCaaccaatttaaaatatgacaGCTAAGGAACcagtgaaaaatgaaaatgtttAGTCACAAAGTGTTAATCCCATTTGTAATTGGCTCTGATGTATTCTTATGGAATAGGAAGTAACGGttgatgaaattttaatttcataagaaatttaaaatagataagatcaaatcaaatttcaagCAACGCTGAATCAATATTGAACAAGTTCAGAACAATGTTGAGAGCCAAGTATAACCTGTCCACAATACCTCCTTGCTATGAATTCAAAGAAAGGAATGACAAGAGCTACATTGTTAAACTTTTCCAAGTTCAAAAGTTTTGTTGGTTACAAGTTTTACAACAAATTGAAGACAAAACATAAGcctaaaattcatatgcaAGCACATCAGTATAAACCAGAAATTTTTAAGATAAAAAATGGGCAAATACTAAGCATATTATTTGTAAaggaaaatttaaagaaacatTATAGAAAATGCATTGTAGGTAATACTTTTCtaaaagtttattttaaaactgaaaaagaagaaaaaagttacTATATTTGGCAAGACTAATATTCAACATACTGTATCTCAGGACCCTGTCTGCTTGACAGGTTGTTATTGTTTAACAAAAAGCAACTCTGTCCACCACAAGCCTCCTGATATACAAATTTCAAACAGTCAGAATGTTTATTAGATCAAACATTTTACTGAAGTCAACGATGAATAAAAGGAATgaagaccaaaaaagaaataattaaaaatatatatatatatatatatatgcaaga
Above is a window of Prunus persica cultivar Lovell chromosome G2, Prunus_persica_NCBIv2, whole genome shotgun sequence DNA encoding:
- the LOC18786791 gene encoding alpha-N-acetylglucosaminidase, giving the protein MPNFKTQLLILILVLVPIVALSEPEAVEALLRRLDSKRSPASVQEAAAKAVLKRLLPTHVDSFDFKIFSKEACGGQSCFLLNNNNLSSRQGPEIQIKGTTAVEIASGLHWYLKYWCGAHVSWDKTGGVQVVSIPKPGSLPRVRDEGLKIQRPIPWNYYQNVVTSSYSFVWWDWERWQKEIDWMALQGINLPLAFTGQESIWQKVFMDFNISKEDLNDFFGGPAFLAWARMGNLHAWGGPLSQNWLDQQLVLQKQILTRMLELGMTPVLPSFSGNVPAALKKIYPSANITRLGDWNTVNGDPRWCCTYLLDPSDTLFVEIGTAFIRRQVEEYGDVTDIYNCDTFNENSPPTNDPAYISSLGAAVYKAMSKGDKDAVWLMQGWLFYSDSSFWKPPQMKALLHSVPFGKMIVLDLFADVKPIWRTSSQFYGTPYIWCLLHNFGGNIEMYGILDAVSSGPVDARTSENSTMVGVGMCMEGIEHNPVIYELTSEMAFRSEKVQVQDWLKTYSRRRYGKTVHQVEAAWEILHHTIYNCTDGIADHNTDFIVKFPDWDPSSNPISNITKQNQMQMLLALDRKRRVLLQETSAHLPQAHLWYSTQEVVNALRLFLDGGNDLSGSLTYRYDLVDLTRQVLSKLANQVYVDAVTAYQGRDVKAYSLHSRNFVQLIKDIDVLLASDDNFLLGTWLESAKKLAANPTERRQYEWNARTQVTMWFDNTKTNQSKLHDYANKFWSGLLGSYYLPRASTYFSYLSKSLRDNKDFEVEEWRKEWISLSNGWQAGTELYPVKAKGDALAISRALYKKYFS